One window of the Oncorhynchus gorbuscha isolate QuinsamMale2020 ecotype Even-year linkage group LG17, OgorEven_v1.0, whole genome shotgun sequence genome contains the following:
- the LOC124001448 gene encoding LOW QUALITY PROTEIN: sodium/bile acid cotransporter-like (The sequence of the model RefSeq protein was modified relative to this genomic sequence to represent the inferred CDS: deleted 2 bases in 2 codons) codes for MNGTMNQTEGQYRDGYETAWNGGNTYNITPHNVTTGFQSPFSPVMDMAINGITIISLFITMVSLGCTMEISKIKAHILKPKGVAIAVVAQFGIMPLTAFSLAKIFQLGAIEAVTVLICGCCPGGNLSNIFALALKGDMNLSIVMTTCSTVLALGMMPLLLFLYCHGFNNLENAVPYTGITITLIMTLVPCAIGIAINHRVPQYSQIIIKVGLSILLIATVAIGVMSGISIGGTVWVLLSPQLMAVAALMPLTGYLLGYLMSTIFKVNHQCRRTISMETGCQNIQLCATILKVAFPPEVIGPLYLFPLIYILFQGGEALLFIILFRCYQSFLPPAEAKPVYMTVAGKIEEVKVL; via the exons ATGAATGGTACCATGAACCAGACAGAGGGACAGTACCGAGATGGCTATGAGACAGCTTGGAATGGCGGAAACACCTACAACATCACGCCTCATAATGTcaccactggcttccagtccccCTTCTCCCCGGTTATGGACATGGCCATCAATGGCATCACCATCATCAGCCTCTTCATCACCATGGTGTCCCTGGGCTGCACCATGGAGATCTCCAAGATCAAGGCCCATATCCTGAAGCCCAAAGGGGTGGCCATCGCAGTGGTGGCCCAGTTTGGTATCATGCCTCTCACTGCCTTCAGCCTGGCCAAAATCTTCCAGCTGGGCGCCATCGAGGCTGTGACCGTGCTAATCTGTGGCTGCTGTCCG GGGGGAAACCTCTCCAACATCTTCGCC CTGGCCCTGAAGGGTGACATGAACCTAAG CATTGTAATGACCACATGTTCTACTGTTTTGGCCCTGGGTATGATGCCTCTGCTGCTCTTCCTATATTGCCATGGCTTCAATAATTTGGAAAACGCTGTGCCTTACACTGGCATCACCATAACTCTCATCATGACCCTAGTGCCCTGTGCCATTGGCATAGCCATCAACCACCGGGTACCACAGTACTCTCAGATCATCATCAAG GTTGGTCTAAGCATCTTACTAATTGCCACTGTGGCCATTGGTGTCATGTCAGGCATCTCCATTGGGGGAACAGTGTGGGTGCTTCTCTCACCCCAACTCATGGCCGTGGCTGCACTGATGCCCCTGACAGGCTACCTGCTGGGATACCTCATGTCCACCATCTTCAAAGTCAATCATCA ATGCAGAAGGACTATTTCTATGGAGACAGGCTGTCAAAACATCCAGCTGTGTGCCACCATCTTGAAAGTGGCCTTTCCCCCGGAGGTTATTGGCCCCCTGTATCTGTTCCCGCTAATCTACATCCTATTCCAGGGAGGCGAGGCGCTGCTTTTCATCATCCTCTTCAGATGTTACCAAAGCTTCTTGCCACCAGCTGAGG CAAAGCCTGTATACATGACAGTGGCCGGTAAAATAGAGGAAGTAAAGGTTCTATAG
- the LOC124001888 gene encoding protein max-like isoform X3: MSDNEDIDVDSDADKRAHHNALERKRRDHIKDSFSSLRDSVPALQGEKVSKASRAQILDKATDYIQYMRRKNHTHQQDIDDLKKQNALLEQQVRALEKAKGNTTLQANYTSSDSSLYTNPKGSTVSAFDGGSDSSSESEPEEPPNRKKLRVEPS; encoded by the exons ATGAGCGACAACGAAGATATCGATGTCGACAGTGAC GCAGACAAACGAGCACATCACAATGCGCTGGAGCGCAAGCGTAGGGACCACATTAAAGACAGCTTCAGCAGTTTACGGGACTCTGTGCCTGCGTTACAAGGGGAGAAGGTTAGTAAA GCCTCCCGAGCTCAGATCCTAGACAAAGCCACAGACTACATCCAGTACATGAGACGGAAAAACCACACACACCAGCAGGACATTGACGACCTGAAGAAGCAGAATGCACTGCTGGAGCAGCAGG TCCGTGCACTGGAGAAAGCCAAGGGGAACACTACGCTCCAGGCCAACTACACATCCTCTGACAGCAGCTTGTACACCAACCCCAAGGGGAGCACAGTGTCCGCCTTTGATGGTGGCTCCGACTCCAGCTCTGAATCAGAGCCAGAGGAGCCGCCCAACAGAAAGAAGCTGCGTGTGGAGCCCAGCTAG
- the LOC124001888 gene encoding protein max-like isoform X4 codes for MSDNEDIDVDSDADKRAHHNALERKRRDHIKDSFSSLRDSVPALQGEKASRAQILDKATDYIQYMRRKNHTHQQDIDDLKKQNALLEQQVRALEKAKGNTTLQANYTSSDSSLYTNPKGSTVSAFDGGSDSSSESEPEEPPNRKKLRVEPS; via the exons ATGAGCGACAACGAAGATATCGATGTCGACAGTGAC GCAGACAAACGAGCACATCACAATGCGCTGGAGCGCAAGCGTAGGGACCACATTAAAGACAGCTTCAGCAGTTTACGGGACTCTGTGCCTGCGTTACAAGGGGAGAAG GCCTCCCGAGCTCAGATCCTAGACAAAGCCACAGACTACATCCAGTACATGAGACGGAAAAACCACACACACCAGCAGGACATTGACGACCTGAAGAAGCAGAATGCACTGCTGGAGCAGCAGG TCCGTGCACTGGAGAAAGCCAAGGGGAACACTACGCTCCAGGCCAACTACACATCCTCTGACAGCAGCTTGTACACCAACCCCAAGGGGAGCACAGTGTCCGCCTTTGATGGTGGCTCCGACTCCAGCTCTGAATCAGAGCCAGAGGAGCCGCCCAACAGAAAGAAGCTGCGTGTGGAGCCCAGCTAG
- the LOC124001888 gene encoding protein max-like isoform X1 codes for MSDNEDIDVDSDADKRAHHNALERKRRDHIKDSFSSLRDSVPALQGEKVSKQSVKQASRAQILDKATDYIQYMRRKNHTHQQDIDDLKKQNALLEQQVRALEKAKGNTTLQANYTSSDSSLYTNPKGSTVSAFDGGSDSSSESEPEEPPNRKKLRVEPS; via the exons ATGAGCGACAACGAAGATATCGATGTCGACAGTGAC GCAGACAAACGAGCACATCACAATGCGCTGGAGCGCAAGCGTAGGGACCACATTAAAGACAGCTTCAGCAGTTTACGGGACTCTGTGCCTGCGTTACAAGGGGAGAAGGTTAGTAAA CAATCTGTCAAACAGGCCTCCCGAGCTCAGATCCTAGACAAAGCCACAGACTACATCCAGTACATGAGACGGAAAAACCACACACACCAGCAGGACATTGACGACCTGAAGAAGCAGAATGCACTGCTGGAGCAGCAGG TCCGTGCACTGGAGAAAGCCAAGGGGAACACTACGCTCCAGGCCAACTACACATCCTCTGACAGCAGCTTGTACACCAACCCCAAGGGGAGCACAGTGTCCGCCTTTGATGGTGGCTCCGACTCCAGCTCTGAATCAGAGCCAGAGGAGCCGCCCAACAGAAAGAAGCTGCGTGTGGAGCCCAGCTAG
- the LOC124001888 gene encoding protein max-like isoform X2 — MSDNEDIDVDSDADKRAHHNALERKRRDHIKDSFSSLRDSVPALQGEKQSVKQASRAQILDKATDYIQYMRRKNHTHQQDIDDLKKQNALLEQQVRALEKAKGNTTLQANYTSSDSSLYTNPKGSTVSAFDGGSDSSSESEPEEPPNRKKLRVEPS; from the exons ATGAGCGACAACGAAGATATCGATGTCGACAGTGAC GCAGACAAACGAGCACATCACAATGCGCTGGAGCGCAAGCGTAGGGACCACATTAAAGACAGCTTCAGCAGTTTACGGGACTCTGTGCCTGCGTTACAAGGGGAGAAG CAATCTGTCAAACAGGCCTCCCGAGCTCAGATCCTAGACAAAGCCACAGACTACATCCAGTACATGAGACGGAAAAACCACACACACCAGCAGGACATTGACGACCTGAAGAAGCAGAATGCACTGCTGGAGCAGCAGG TCCGTGCACTGGAGAAAGCCAAGGGGAACACTACGCTCCAGGCCAACTACACATCCTCTGACAGCAGCTTGTACACCAACCCCAAGGGGAGCACAGTGTCCGCCTTTGATGGTGGCTCCGACTCCAGCTCTGAATCAGAGCCAGAGGAGCCGCCCAACAGAAAGAAGCTGCGTGTGGAGCCCAGCTAG
- the LOC124001889 gene encoding ras-related protein Rab-15-like, giving the protein MAKQYDVLLRLLLLGDSGVGKTCLLCRFTDNEFHSSHISTLGVDFKMKTLKIDGIKVRVQIWDTAGQERYQTITKQYYRRAQGFILVYDITSSRSFQHIVKWASDVDEFALDKVQRILVGNKADEEQKRKVPKEQGNKLAKTYGMEFFETSACTNCNINESFSRLTELVLHAHKKDMDAFQGSMNKYLDMTYLEGEQDKEDNSQKACAC; this is encoded by the exons ATGGCAAAGCAGTATGACGTTTTGCTTAGGTTGCTACTTTTAGGAGATTCCGGGGTTGGAAAGACCTGTTTGTTGTGCAGGTTCACGGATAATGAATTCCATTCGTCGCATATCTCTACACTTG GAGTGGATTTCAAAATGAAAACAttaaaaatagatggcattaaaGTGCGCGTACAGATCTG GGATACTGCTGGCCAGGAACGGTACCAGACCATCACCAAGCAGTACTACAGACGGGCACAG GGTTTTATCCTGGTGTATGACATCACTAGTTCCCGTTCCTTTCAGCACATTGTGAAGTGGGCTAGCGATGTGGATGAG TTTGCACTTGACAAGGTGCAGAGGATCCTGGTGGGGAACAAGGCTGATGAGGAGCAGAAGAGGAAAGTGCCTAAAGAACAAGGGAACAAG CTCGCAAAAACCTACGGAATGGAGTTCTTTGAGACAAGTGCCTGCACCAACTGCAACATAAATGAG TCGTTCAGCCGGTTGACAGAGCTGGTCCTGCATGCTCACAAGAAAGACATGGATGCCTTCCAGGGTTCAATGAATAAATACCTAGACATGACTTATCTGGAGGGAGAGCAGGACAAAGAGGACAACTCCCAGAAGGCCTGCGCATGTTAG